The DNA segment CAAAAGTCTTTTACATTGTGGCAAAAGAAAGTGCCACTAAAAACCCAAAAACTTTGTGGGTCAGAtcaaaaaagtgccactaaaaatattaaaaaactaccactaaaacccccaaaaactTTGTGCGCCATATtgaaaaagtgccactaaaaggaTTTAGCGTCAGCGCTTCTAGTGGCACTTTTTTTGTGTGCCGCTCATTCTTATAGAGGTCTTTAGTGGCTCGGTTTAGTTTTTTGGTGGCACTTTTGTATATCACTAAATGGTATTTTTTTTGTAGTGATTGTACCTTATGCAAGCCTACAAAACAATTATCTTAGAAAATGGGATGTTGGACTTTCCAAGGGCAACCCATTTTATCAAAATTGACCACTCTATTGGTTGATTATAACTTTTGTGTCACAAGTTATCCAATTTAATGTGGAAAATTAAGTATAATAGTAATTTATCTTAATTCGGTTTAACAGTTTCTTTAATATAAAATAACAATTATTCTCAtatttcttgtgttttgatttcttatgagaaacaacaaaatatatttctatttttcacaatttaaattttTAAGCCAAataactaggggtgttcaaaaataCTTATATTGTATCCATAAATCCAATCCCAAACTtttgaaaaattaatttttattttatatcgGATGTCCGAAAATGTTCGAaaatttatattcggatatccaaaacTATCCGAAATAATATCTCATTCcgaataataaaaaataagaattaaataaaaaattggatATTCAGATTTCTGATTCACTATTCGACCGGAGATCAGAAATTTTGGATATGGACGTGGATAGTGAAATCAGGTATCCAAAAATTTTGGACAtctgaattttcggatatccggttttgaacactcCTACAAATAACAATTACTTATAGCTATCTATATACCTACAAGTAATTTGGTAGGAGTATGATATAATTTAATTTGATAGGAGTATGACATCAAATTTAACACATACCATGGCGTGGGTGGATTGAGTTATTGAACAAAAATGAGTCGTATTCGTGTGAGCCAACACTAAATATATTAACTTCTTTAAAAATTAGAATTAAAAACAGAAAAGTTtataattattaaaatccaaCATGTACGTTTACGACAGGTTTTATTTCAATGTTGTTCATTATGACTTGCCAACTTGTTTGATCCTTTAAATAGACGTGCTACATATGTCGTGTTATAGTTACATGGATTTACGTGTGTCCATATTCGAGTTATTATCCTTGATGGAAATACATAAACAGTCTTATTCGGGTTGGTTTGTTCGGGTCACATGCACCTAGGTCTTGGATTGGATCTTTGTCTTCCTATGTGACTCATAAATTTCTTATGAATTATGGAACGACCCCAGCATTACATTATCTTCGGGTATGGGTTTGTCGAACAACACATCGACATCGCGAAACTATGAAAAGGAAACTAGGCGACAAAGGTATTGGATGCATATTATTGCGTTATGGTCAACGGAGCAAAACCTTAATTAGTTTCATGGTAACAGAACCGAATGTACTCATATCGGTTAACACTATTATCGTATCTAGAGACGCTTGGTTTGACGAACAAAGGTACAAAAGTGTTATCTTAAACCATACAAATTAATGATAAAGCCCCTCATTTATGTGGTGCGGATGTGGCGTGACAAAGACCCTAAGGGTTTTATCCCACACCACCCAACCTAAACGAAAGTTTGTAAACTTATTGAATCCTTGTAAGGGCATCATACACTCTCATAAAAAAATTAGAACAAAATATTCCTAAAAATTACCTAAAAAGTTGAGTTGTTACATGAATACAAACCAAACCCTCAAAATAAAGCTGAATAAAAAAGTCAAGAGAATTTGCATTTGCATATAgttaagatgaagatgaagataaaGAATAATATACATATAGTTAAGAGGaaaatgaataataataatatataattaatcattTAACTTTGTTTTCAGGTTGTTAAGATAATGTTACAACTTTTATATAACTAACATAATTGGAATTATTAAATCATAATGTATTAAACCTATATAGGTGTAAATTTACTTGCTTTTTTATTAACGCATATGTAAACAAATTATGTATACATACATTATGCAAAGTTGGTGGCATACACAACTTTTACTGTTTATTTCTATATATAAATGCATTAGTTTTTAATATTTGCTTTCTCAAAAGGTATCTAGGTATCCTTTATTtaaatttagttagtttttacatTCAAATCAGCTTAACCATCCATCCATACATTCCCTTGACACCATAAAAAAACCTCCACATATAAATCCTAAAAACAAGCAAGAATAAGCACTTTTAAATGCGTACTACTTGGATCATAACAATCTCATTTCTTACACCATTTTCCTCCAAATGAAGATCAACAATTTTATATTTTATTCACTTTCTTTGGTCTTGAAACTAGGAGTTGTGGAAAGCTTCAATTACCATGAGCAAGAACTCGAATCAGAGGAGGGATTCCAAAGGTTGTACGACAGGTGGCGACAACACCACAAAGTGACCGATAGAAGCCCCCAACGGTTCAATGTATTCAAGCACAACGTACGAAATATTCACAAGAAAACAAGATGAACCTGGGATACAAGTTGCAAATAAACGAGTTTGCTACCAAGACTCACCATGAGTTTAGGAAAACCCAAGCCGACTCGAAGGGTGGCCACTTCATTGCTTTTCACGGGATTCGTAAGACCAACTTGAGTTCCAGTTATAATGATATCGATATAAATGCTATTCCAACGAGGATGGATTGGAGGGAACATATCGCTGTCACCCGTGTGAAAAATCAAGGACAATGCGGTAACACGTTTTGTCTCATTTACATACAAGTTAGTCTTTTGGGGTGGGCCCTCTCCCAAGTTTGTGAGAGAAGAGGGTAAATTTAACACCACCCTTTGTCTCTATAACTAAGGTTGGTTAATTACATATTTATATTGAAATTAATACATAAAATAGTAACTTTAGATTACCCTTGTAGTGATATGATCCTGTAACCATATTTAACACAAACAATTATCTATATATTCAAAACACTAACGTTATATTCTTCTAATCAACCAACCAATGGGGTGATGGTCCATTGACAAAGACAAAGTCTTTAAACACATGTGTTTAGAAAGGGAAAGTCTTGGATTCAAGTCTCACAGACAACAGAGATTAAAAAAATTGCAGttcaaaaacaaatatttttgtaaCCATATTTTAACACAAACAATTATCTATATATTCAATAATGTTATATTTTTGTAACCATAAACAATTATCTATAGTCAAATTGATAATGTTATATATATCTTTTTAACCATATATAACACAAACAATTATCTATATTCAAAACAATGATGTTATATTTTTGTAACCATATTTAGCACACATAGTTACAAATAATTTTGGTGTCGAGTTTACAGGAAGTTGTTTCGCATTTGCTGCAGTGGGTGCAATTGAAGGAATAAACGCCATCAGAACAGGTCAACTCTTATCATTATGAGAACAACAACTTCTTGATTGTGATTGGAGCGACAGAACCTTCCATTGCGACGGAGGGCAGGTCTGTGGCGTATTTACTTTCGTCAAAGAGCATGGAGGTATAGCTACAGATGAATTCTACCCTTATGTAGATAAAAGGGAAATATGCCATACATCTAAGGTACAAACAAAACTAatgaatatagtatagataactaGATTACAATCCTTGTTATATCAAGTACAAACAGCTTTTAACATACGAATTGTACAAATAATTATAGCAATTATGTTCGAACCACTGTAAGTATTATTACACTACCCTGTTGAAGTAGCGTAAATGCATAATAATAAATGCTATAGTTCATTTTGTTGAAGTGTAATACTTATTACTCTACAACAGATGAACTAGAGTAATATTAACGCTACTTTAAAACTGTACCGTAATAGTAATTCTTCTAGTTGAACATACGTACTTTAGTTTTTTGTATCATTCGCATGTTAAAAActatttgtatttgattctaacaATCTGTGTTTTGAAACCAGTATGGTCATCACTCGGTAACTGTTGATGGAACCAAGTAATTGTCAGAACAGAACACGATGAAGAAGCGCTATTGAAAGCAGTGGCACATCAGCCTGTAACTTTTCAAATGGATCCTGGCGGTGACGGTTTCATGTTCTACAAAGAGGTAACATTTCAATCACGCATCGTTCATTTGTTATCGATATGTTGTTTAATAGTTCATGGTATTTAGGGAATTTTTAGTGGACCATGTGGAATGGAGCTGATGCACGCGATGTTGATAGTTGGATACGATCAGGATCCTGACGGAACCAAGTACTGGATTGTTAAGAACTCGTGGGGCGAAGGATGGGGAGAGAAGGGATATATTCGTATGTTGCGCGGTACGAGTATCCAAGGAGTTTGCAACATGTATGGGCATAGTAATTTCCCTCTTAAATCTCCCGAAACTAAAAATGTTGAACTCTAGAATACAATTTTAATTATGTTCACTCTTCATTTTATATGTAACCATCCGAGAGAAAACATGTCTAATgagatttttttttgttactttATGTTTCGATTATGAGATTTATTTTCTTGATAGATTATATAACATGAAGAATACACATAACAGACGGTTCACAagcataaacgaacgaacacgcaTGAATATAAGCGAATAAgcgtaaacaaaaacaaacaagcaccaattaaaaaaagacgaaattggattttaataatctcacctagaggTGGTTGGCCATTGGCACTATCACCATTGAATATTACCACTAGCAGTCCCACCCTTTAAGTATTTTTTTTCTCACTGCATCTCCATTGTAAACAAATTTAACATAggtaagtttttttccgaattccGAGGAAatgagttgattgatgtaaaacttacctcgaaacggtgttCCAAATGAGGGAAAcgatgcttcaattcgggtgtttaaacttccaattgaTAAAATTTAggtcgtttggagcaccgtttcgagatAAGTTCTACATCAATCAACTTGTATCCTGTTCTAATCAAATGCCCTAAAACATCAGTTCGAAAATGATAACAGCATAATGAACCTTAGCATTTTCAGGGGTCGTCTACTACAAAGAATGGTTGTAACGAATAATCCATCCTTAAACTTCCTCACCATtaaattttgggaaatcaagccgACCGTGCGAACCAGTCGTTGATCTTGGTGTCCTGTACCCCTATCACTACCCAATTTGCTGTTAATCTCCGCCATTTGAGTAACTAATGTTGTCATACTGATCTGCAATAATCTAATAGCTCTGGTCTAAAATTGCTTGTTGCCCTTCAATTACTCTTGTGCTGTCTTGAGTTAACTTTTCCAATTTTTCCATTTCTTGGTGTCTCATCGGCATAAACAACGATCGTAACCCTAAGTTTCCCAATTTGATTATAGAAAAAACACGCAATTGTAGATTGCCGTAACCTTGAATTGAAACGAAAACGAAGAACAAAATCGATGAGTTCGAAGTGAAATTGATCGAAAGAGTGATCAATTTCGGTGAATTGAAATGAAGTCGAGTTTAAATTGATTGATCGGAAGAGTGATCAATTTCAGCGAATTGTACGAAAGCTGATTGATCGATTTGAATGCGGAATTTGATGAATTAGGGTTTAAGTTCAAGGGCGTCCAGATGATCGAACAATACCAACGTTGCAATAAGAAATTGAGAAGAATCATAAGAGGAACAAGAGTCAATTCATTATGGAGATAAGATCTTTACAACTGATTACAACAGCTTATAACGATCTGATTCCAGTTCGTTACTTTTTTTCTAATAATATACCCTCTAAGAATACAACAATTACACATAAGACCCTCTACTTGTTTTGACATGTAACACCTATAAAGTAGTTTTAGTACATGTGTGGCTTCCATATACAATATCCCTAAAAAAAACTAACACCAACTTTCAACTTCTTGCTGTCAAGATTAATACGAACAGATAATATGTCCTGGTTTTTCTCCAGTTGTATTTTCTCTTACATCTTCCACTACATTTGTACATGTATATAAAGATAGAGTTGGATGAATAAGAATACACTTCTCATATTTctcttattttattatatacaAACTCATCACTACATATGAAAATTGTCTTCTTGTATAGAACCCGAAGTTCTAATTATAAAGAACCCGAAGTTCTCCTAGATTATCCATTATATACCCATGCTTGTTATTAAATGCATGTCTCTTTCTTTTGTAGATAAAATGTCTAACTTATCAAAGCTTGAATTCACCGCACTTGACATCTCGGGTAACAACTACCTCCCATGGACTCTTGATGCTAAAATTCATTTGACAGCAAATAATTTGGGGGAGACAATTATTGATGGTAATCAAACTTCACCTCAAGATCAAGCGAAAGCTATGATATTCCTCCGCGATCATCTTCACGAAGATTTAAAGCGGGAATATCTAACTGTTGGGGACCCCCTTGAATTATGGACAAACATCAAAGAACGttttgaccaccagaagttggtctTACTCCCCAAAGCCCGCTATGAATGGCTTCATTTACGACTACAGGATTTTAAGACTGTCAGTGAATATAATTCTGAGTTAAAATTATGTGGTGAAAAACTAACCGATGAAGACATGCTTGAAAAAAGTTTCTCAACGTTATATGCCACAAACATGCTCCGGTCGCAACAATACCGGGAACGTAAATTTACTAAATATTCTGAATTCATATCATGCCTTCTGGTTGCGGAGCAAAACAACAAGCTCCTACTACAAAACCATTAATCGCAACCAGCCGGTGCAAGCCCATGCAAGCCCATTCCCTGAAGCAAATGTCGCCTATTATCAAAGCGGACGAGGTAGACGTAGAGGCCACGGCCCCAGCAGAGGTCGTGGTCGTGGTCGAGGACTAGGATATACATGGCATCGACAGTCCCAGAACACTAAAAATAGCGATGGTGAATCGAGTCGACATAATATGGGACGACCTTGAAAAGGGAAAAGTAGCGGGAACCAAAGCAACATTTGTTATAAATGTGGGATGTCAAATCATTGGTCCTACACATGTGGCACCCCTAAACACCTCGCTGAGGCATTTCAACGCATGAtgaaagaaaaaggaaagaatgTTGAAACTAATATGATTGAGGATACACCTCCAGCCACGATACCAGACGTTCATTTGGATGCATGTGATTTCATTGAAAATATTCGTGATGTTTAAACATATTTAATGTACcttttatgttttacttttcaCATTGTGACCTTTGTATTTTGTTTTGGTTTGAAACTCTTgcaatgtttcattttacttcttTGCACTaactttaatttatttttatttcctgAAAAAAATATGTATGCTAGCTCCAGTAGAGCTATTATTGGTGATGAATGTCTGGTATATagcggtagtagtaataatattCTCAAAGATATGAGATTTTTTCTCTTAGCTGTCTCCGGCAGAGACACTGATTGGTACTACATCTAGTGTCAGTAACCTTATCAAAGGCTCCGGTAGAGCACAAATAACATTATCTTCGGGTACCCAATTAAGTATTGATAACGCATTATATTCTAGTAGATCCAGAAGAAATTTGCTCAGCTTTAAAGACAATCGAAAAAACGGTTACCACCTAAAAACAATAGCTGAAAATAAAATTGAATATCTTCAAATTACTTCAAGCAAAAATGGTCAAGAAACCATTGttgaacaattagaagccttatcctctggattatattgtactaatatcaATCCTATGGAATCATACATGTTGAGTAACCAAAAGCTGTTAGATAAAGacacattcaatatatggcatgACCGTTTAGGTCACctggtagcataatgatgagacgaATAATCAAAAGTGCAACTGGGCACCCTCTTaaaaacttaaaagttttgctACCACAAGACTTTACATGTGCAGCATGCTCTCTGGGCAAATTTATTACTTGGCCCTCACAAACTAAATTGATACATGAAACCCCATCATTTTTAGAAATAATCCAAGGGGATATTTGTGGGCCTATTCACCCTCCGTGTGCTCCATTCCGTTAATTCTTGGTCTTAATTGACGTATCCTCAAGGTGGTCACATGCGAGTCTTTTACCTACTCGAAATGTAGCATTTGCCCGACTTCTAGCTCAAATCATACAACTGAGAGCTAATTTCCCGGACAATCAAGGTTCTCCATTCATTGTTGATTTAGTAAATTCTCTATCTAGTCATGTATAACAAATAATTAGTGAAGTTGCTCAAATAATGCATACTCAAAAAGACTATCTagaagaaaatacaaaaatattaatATTACTATAGGTTTGTCTTTCTAACATTATTTCATTAACAAATATGCCTAAGTACGTTTTGACCCGTTATCAACAGGCCATTTTTCCACCACAAACTTTGATTATTAAAGACTTtaacatataaaatgaccaaaaatgACAATTCTAGTGAAAAATGAGATACAATATTTTAGATGAGAACAAAAAACTTGAATGAGGTTAAAAATTGTATTTATAAATAATTAGGACAGAGGTTGCTTACCCAACGACTAAAGTACCTCTTTCATACCCACCTTCCTTATGCACACTATCTTGTTGTTGCTCCTAAGCATCAAAAACACAAATAGTATAAGTTTAATGTTGCCTTTAAAGGACCATTATTTAACATGTAACTTCTTTCATGACCTCATATTGTTCGAAGTATAATCTGTTGCTTGTATTTCATTAAGATTGAAGTCACTGGCCATGGAGTAATCGGATTGCACGTTTGCTGAACTTGAAGAAGAGCCTTCCCCTCTAGCCCGTGCTAGCTTCTCAAATCCCTCTTTTTAAGACAAAAAATAAATCAACAATAAGGCTGTGTTTTTGTGCTAATCAATTTTTTATGAACACTTGATTCAGGCTAAGTATAGTTCTAACCTGCTTCCCTCTGGAAGACCTCCTGCTTTTCATGGTATATATTTGCAGcaagaaattagcattaattaGAATGTTAACAGATTCATATAATAAGTTTGTAAAATAAATCTTGAAAGAAAACCATCTCAACTGTAATCAGAATCCTCCATCAGTTTCATGGCATCTTCAGTTAGTTGATCAAACACAACTTTTGTTACAACTGATATGTTTTCCTTTCTACTACCAGAACTCCTTTCCGCCTTCTTAAAGCTTGCAGAACCTAAAAAGAGAATTATCCTTGAGATGAGATTACCGGCACAATGATAATATGAATTTAACGTGATTGTGTCATCACAAGAAACTTACCCCCTGGTTCAAGCACATCAGCAGTCCGTCTCTTAATCTTCCCTATAGAATAACTTGTAAGGTCAGCAGCTTCAACTTTAATGTATGTGGCCATAGATTGTCTTTGTGCAATATTTGGATTAGAATCGATGCTATCAAGCCATGCATCCTACAAAGATACTTGAAGAATGAGGGTAAAAGTAACCTTCATTCCTGTCTGGTCAAAATAACCTTCATTCCTTTCTTGTTCAAGATTGAAGGGTTCGACCTGAATTCCAACATCTTCGAGTTGCACATCATCCTGCAAAACGCAATCCCAGTTCTAAATATATTAAGTAGAGCTTGAAGATCGAATGGCCTCACTAAGGTATACTTTAAGATATAATATATCAAAACATACTAAGGTCAAAATTCTGATTGTAACAGATTTTTTAATGACTAAAGCTATTATTCGATCCATCAGCCACATGTAGCATGTGTATAATAGATCTTAACGTCTCAACAATAATATCATTAAACCATGTTTCAATACCTAAAATACATGTTTTCTCAATGTCTTCCTGTTAACATGTTCGAGAACAAATCATTCAAAACAGACTAGACTAACTGATTTGGAGAAAATAAAAGTATACAAAAACATAACATAATGCAAGCTACAAGACCGGAAATAAAGATTTAATCAAAATTCCTCATAATGCATTTCAGAAGCAGCTACGTGATCAAGAAGATCTCCGGTTGCTTCAATATCATATTCTGAGCGTGGATTATAAACCCTAAACAACATTCAACCATTAACCAAAATCAGATGaaaccgtatatatatatatatatatatatatatatatatatatatatatatatatatatatatatatatatatatatatatatatataggataaggatcatgtgagaagtactaagctaattgagaaacttgagaagcattctggaccacacattttccctaagcaaaaaaatgtaaaaaaatgcaatttttttttttggaaaatcaGAGGTTTTTCTATAaggttttaatttttaattttttttttaaattttggttttaatttttattttttgagatttatacacatgtgtatattgctaatcttttaactatatatatgtgtgtatattgtcaaatatacatatatgta comes from the Helianthus annuus cultivar XRQ/B chromosome 4, HanXRQr2.0-SUNRISE, whole genome shotgun sequence genome and includes:
- the LOC110933036 gene encoding uncharacterized protein LOC110933036 produces the protein MSNLSKLEFTALDISGNNYLPWTLDAKIHLTANNLGETIIDGNQTSPQDQAKAMIFLRDHLHEDLKREYLTVGDPLELWTNIKERFDHQKLVLLPKARYEWLHLRLQDFKTVSEYNSELKLCGEKLTDEDMLEKSFSTLYATNMLRSQQYREQTLIGTTSSVSNLIKGSGRAQITLSSGTQLSIDNALYSSRSRRNLLSFKDNRKNGYHLKTIAENKIEYLQITSSKNGQETIVEQLEALSSGLYCTNINPMESYMLSNQKLLDKDTFNIWHDRLGHLVA